The DNA window CCGCCACCGCGTAGGCGAGTTCAGCACCGCTGCCATCGCCGGCGATCAACGGCAGGTGGTAACCCGGCACGTGCAGATATGCCTGGAAAAAGCGCGAGAAATTCTCCACGTCGCCGGCACCGAACGCACAGCTGCCGCCATCGGCGGCAACGCTCTGGTGCAGTCGCGCGACGTCCACCCTCGCCACCAATGCCCCCTGCGCACGCAGGGCCTCGATGCGGTGCGTGGTCAAGTCCGCTTCTCGACCGCCGTCGAACCACACCACCACGCGCTGCGGCTGTCCCTCGGGCACGTACACCGGTACCTGCTGGAAGCGCCCGTGGCTGACCTGCTGCGGCGCGGCCTGTACGCCGACACTCAACAGCCCGAACAGAATCACGCCCCACCACCGCCGCCTGCTGGTTGCCCGCATCGTGACACTTCCCGGAAAAAGTCCGCTCACGATACGCCGGTGGCGCGGCAAGGGGATGTACAGAGCCCGGCCTTACGCAGTTCGAGGCGGGTCTGTCGCCATTGCTGCAGGGCGACCGCCGCCAGCCACAGCACCACCACCGCGATGACCAGCTTCTGACCCGCCCCGCGCGGCGGACCGCGCCACAACACGTGCAGCCACAGCAGCGCGAAGCACAGCCAGGCCCACCACCATGCCAGCGCCGCCCAGCGGCTCCAGCGCGGGTCAGCGCGCAGGTACCAGCTCTGCAGCAGCATGGCCACGCTCACGCACAGAAAGGCGGTGTTGGCGGCCAGGCCGTGCACCAGGGGGGCCAGCAAGGGAGCCATCTCCGGCAGCCAGCTGTCGCCTATTGCGACCCCCATCAAGCCAAGGCCGGCCACGACGAACAACAACGGCGCGGCGGCACTGCGCCGCGGCGACTGCAGCCCGGCATGCAGCGACCACGCCAGCAGCATGATCGCCACTGCCAGCACGCAATAGGCGGTGCGCAACGCCAGGCCCCAGGGGCCGTGCAGGTACAGGCTCAGGGTCGCCTGTACCCAGTCCAGATCATCCCGCGCCCATTGGGTCCACAGCGCGGTGAGCACGAAGGCGCACAAGGCCAGCAGCGCCACCATCGCAATCGATGCATGGGCACGAATCGAAGAAGGCATGGCGGCCGGCGGGGTCACGTGTGCGCTGGTTCAGGGAGCTGCATCGGGATGGCGCAGCTTCCACGCCGCCAGCGCAGTGCGGTACCGCTGCAGCTCGTCGCTGTACAGATCCAGCACGCACAACGGGCAACCGCTGCCGCAACATTCGTTGGGACCGGGCTCTTCCGGCGGCAGCGGGCGGGGATCGGCATCAGGCAGCGGAACGGAATCGGGCATCGGCGCAACGGCATGCAGGTGAACCCCGACAGTGTAAACGAGGCTCAACGGCCCAGCCGACGACTCAGGTTGGCGCGCGCCGCCGCATCCAGGCGCTGGTGGAAGAAGTCGCTGAGAAAAATACGCGGCCGCTTCAGCAGTTGGGTCAGGAACTTGCGCCGGTTGAGCCGGAACAGGAAGCCCGGCACATGCCCGGCGTATTCCTCGGCGATACCACGGTCGTAGGCGTCGAAGACTTCGGCCGGGGCTCCCAGAATGGCCATGTCGCAATCCAGGAACAGCGCGGCCTGGTCGTCCACGTCGCCCCGCCCCAGCGCACCGTGGCGGGCGGTCAGTCCGATCAGCTGCTCCACCCGCCCCACGTCGACGCCGGCTCCAGGCAGCCAGCGCTCGATTTGCGCCCGTGCCAGCGCGGCAGAGCGAGCTTCGTTGTCGCTGCGCCCGGCGTCATAGATCGCGTCGTGATACAGCGCCGCCAGCTGCACCTCGCGCGGTTGGGTCCAGCCGGGACCTTCGGCCACGTCCTGGCAGTGCTGCAGCACGGCGCGCACGTGGGCGAAGCTGTGGTACGCCCGCGGCGGCATCGCGTAAGCGGCTTCGAGGTCGGCCTGCATGGCCGCCGGCAGGAGCACGGGTGCGAAGGTCATGGCCGCATGATTGGCTGCGAAGGGGGCCGCTGGCAAGCGGCAAAGGGCGCGGCGGGCCGACGGGCGGCGCGCCACGGTCGCCGCCCGGGCCTATGCTGAAGCCGGACCGCCACATGGGTTGGGAGGTGACCGCCATGTCCACCGTGAACGTTCGCGCCCTGCTGATACTCCCGCTGGTGGCGCTGCTGGCGGCCGCGCCGGTTCGGGCCGACCCGCTGCGCGCGCCAGCCGTCACACTGCCTGCGGTACAGGTTGCCGCCGAGCCGTCGATGGGCACGCCGCCCAGCGCCGACCAGATTCTGGCCATACCGCCGGCATTACGGACCCTGCTGCAGCAACGCGTGATCGCAGCCGCCAACTCCCGCGAGCAACGGCTGGAAAAGCTGGTTCACCTCATCTTCGATGCTGACGGCATGCATCTGGAGTACGACCCCTACGCCACCCACACGCTGACCGAAACCTGGCAGACCGGGCGCGCCAACTGCCTGTCATTCACGCTGCTGTTCGTCACCCTGGCGCGCGCTGCCGGCATTGATGCGCGGGTGCAGGAGGTGGCGCAGGTGATGACGTGGTACCAGGACGAAGGCGTGATCTACAGCGTCGGGCATGTGAATGCGGGGGTGGAACTGAACGACCGCACTGCCGTGGTCGACCTGGACCGCAATGTGCTCTACGACCGTTACGGTCCTCGGCCGATCACCGAGCAGCGTGCCTTGGCGCACTTCTACAACAACCGCGGCGCACAGGCCATGGCGGCGGGCGACCTGCCCACGGCCAGAACCTATCTGAAGGCCGCACTGGACCTGTCGCCGGAGTTCACCCCGGGCTGGAACAACCTGGGCGTGCTGGACACGCGCGAAGGCCGCATGCCGCAGGCACGGCAGGATCTCGAGACCGCGCTGCGGCTGCAGCCGCGCCATGCGGCCGCATTGACCAATGCCAGTGCGCTGTACCAGCGCCTGGGCGAACCGCAGCTGGCACAACAGCTGGCCAAGCGGCTGCAGCAGGTGGAGCGCAAGGACCCCTTTGCCCAGTTCCGGATGGGCAACCAGGCCGAGGAGCGCAAGGACTACGACAAGGCCATCCACTATTACCGGCAGGCCATTGCCCTGTACGGCACCGCGCACCAGTTCCACTTCGGCCTGGCGCGGGCCTATTTCCTGGCCGGAGACAACAGCCGGGCCTCAAAGGAAATGCAGCGCGCGCGCGACCTGGCCGGCGAGGACGCCAGCGTGCTGCGTGCCGCCTACCAGGCCAAGCTGGACAGCCTGAAACGCTGGCAGAAACGCACCGCTGCGAATTGAGCCTCAGGCCTTCTTGAGGAAGCAGGTCTTCAGCACCAGTCCCTTGATCTTGTCCGAGTTGCCTTCGATGTGCTCGGCGTCATCCTCGACCAGCCGAATGTTGCGGATCACCGTGCCCTGCTTGAGCGGAATGGAGGATCCCTTCACTTTCAGGTCCTTGATCACGGTGACCGTGTCGCCGCTTGCCAGCACATTGCCATTGCTGTCGCGGACCACCACGCCGGACGTATCGGCATCGCCCGCCGCCCATTCGTGACCACAATCGGCGCAGATGAACAGCGCGCCGTCGGCGTAGGTGTTTTCAAGGGTGCATTGCGGACAGGCAGGAACGGCAGACATGGGGGCCTTCGGAAAAGAGTGAAACGTTCATCATTGTAACCGGCGCGCCGCCGCCCCTTGCGCCCGCGCGCCGGTTGCCGCACAGTGCGCGCCCCCTTCCGTGAGGCCCGGCCCGCATGAAGATCGGCATCGACTTTGGTACCAGCAACTCCGCCGCCGCCGCCGTGATCGAAGGCCAGGTAGTGCCGATCCGTTTTGGCGAGGCCGAGCAGTTCCGCACCACGGTGTATTTCCCCGAGGTCATGCGTGACCCCAATGATTTCGAGCTGACTCCGGCGCTGGAGCATGAACTGCACCGCCTGATCGATGCCGCTTCCCGTGAGGCGCGAGCCGCAGGCCAGGACCGTGCGCCCGATGCGTTGCGCCGTGAAGCGCTGCGGGTGGTGCGTCGGCAATGGATGGAAGAGCAGATGCGGCAGCCGCTCAGCTCCACTACGCTGCTGCAGAACGCGGTGTACGGCGACGAGGCACTGGAAGCCTACTTCGAGGAGAACGAAGGCAACCTGGTGCAGAGCCCGAAGTCGATGCTCGGCTACAACCTGCACCCGCGCGCACGCCAGACCATCACCGGTATTGCCACGCACATCCTGGAGCACATCCGGCTGACCGCGTCACGGCAGCTGGATGCGCCGGTGCGCACCGCCACGCTGGGCCGGCCGGTACAGTTCCGCAGCTCGATCGGTGCGGCAGGCAATGACCAGGCGCTGGAGATTCTGCACACCGCCGCGATCGCGGCCGGTTTCGACAGCGTGGATTTTCTCGAGGAACCGGCCGCGGCGGCGATGCACTATCACGCTGAAAGCGCCGACGAGCACGATGCCCTGGTGGTCGATATCGGCGGCGGCACTACCGACATCGCGCACGCCCGGGTGGGCGGCACACGGGCCCCCACCATCCACCGCGCCTGGGGTATTGCCCGCGGTGGTACCGACATCGATCTGGCGCTGAGCCTGTCCGGCTACATGCCGCTGTTTGGTCGCGGCATCAGCCGCGTGCCCGCGCATCACTATGTGGAAGCGGCGATGGTGCAGGACATGCCGCGGCAGCGCGAATTCCGCCAGCACAGCTATCGCGATGTCGACGCCCCTTGGGGCAAGCGCCTGCAGGCGCTTCAGGACACGGGCAACACGGCGCGGCTCTATCGCGAGGTGGAGCGCTGCAAGATCGCCCTGAGCAGTGCCCCCACCCATGACAGCGTGCTGGACTTCATCGAGCGCGATCTGGCCCTGCACACCAGTGCGGAGCAGCTGGGTGCCGCCGCTGCGGGTTACATCGGAGAGTTGACCCAGCTGTTGGCACAGGTCCGTGAGGACATTGGTCGCGACCCCGCCGCCGTGTTCCTGACCGGTGGCATGTCGCGCGCCGGCTACCTGCAGCAGGCCGTGGCGGCGGCGTTTCCACAGGCCCGTCTGGTCCGCGGCAATCCCTCGTTCGGCGTCGTCCACGGCCTGGCCTGGGCCGCAAGCCATTGATGCGGCTGAAATAATTCGCAATTCCTGGTCACCCGGGCCGCCGCATTAACAAAACGTTACGCCGGAACGACTATCATTCTCCGGCTTTGATGCGCAATGCGCATGCCGTCCCGGGCCGCCGCAGGCGCGCCCTCCTTCGCCAAAGCTGCCACCCGAGGCCCGCCCCGGGCCTGGGAGTGCTTTCCCGTATTTGTCACCAGTCCACGACCGGCGACATCGCTGCCGCCTTGTGCGGCGCTACCTCCGCCGACAACTGCATCCACGTCGGCGATTTTCTCCACGCTGTAACTAGAAAGGAGCATCCATGGCACGTTCGCCAAAGACCTCCCCCAAGGCCGGCAACACCGTCCGCGTTGACCGCAAGCAGACCGCCAGCACGGCGATCAACAGTGCGAGCATCGCCGCCGATCTGGCTGCGTTCCGCAAAAGCGGTGGCAAGATCGAAGTCCTCGGCAATACCCTGGCGCTGAAGAAGGCCAGCTGAGCCCGTCCGCCGTCCGCACCGGCTTCACTGCCGGTGCGGTGGCTGTATTCAACGACCGCCCAACGTTACCCGCACGTTGCCCGAATGGGCATTGATCGAGATATCGCCATCTCCAGCACCCAGGCGGGTGTCCAGGCTGCGACCCGGACCGTAGCGCGGCCGCTCGACCTCGCCGGCATCGGACTGGATGGCACCGCTGAAGGTCTTCACCGCCAGCCGCGCCGAGACCTTGGCCGGCAGCGCCAGCGCAATCGAGCCGCTGACCGTTTCCAGCGTGACCTTGCCGCCAGGAGACAACCCGGCGGTGCCCACACTCAAGCTGCCAGACACCGCTTCAGCGGCCAGTCGCTGCACCTGCGCGGTGTCCAGGCGGATGTCGCCGGACACTGTCTCCGCCGCGACTTCACCGGCAATTCCACCCCCGGCCTGGATGTCACCGCTCACCGCCCGCAATGCCAGGCGCTGGGTCTGCACCTGCGCGCGGACGCTGCCACTGACCGTGGCCAGGGCAGCCTCGCCACTGCGCCCTGCGGCAGTGATGTCGCCGCTGACTGCATTGGCGGCCAGCCGGCGCAGGTCGACACCGGCCACGTCGATGTCCGCACTGACCGTCCCCAGCTGCACCTCCACCGAACGCGGCACGCGCAGCTCCAGGGTGGCACCGCCATTGTTACGGCTGTTGCGCGGGTAGATGACTTCCCAGCGTACCCGGTTGGTGCTTTTGTCCTGCTGCAGGCGCAGGCCATCGGCCAGGCTGCCGGTCAGCGCCACCTCGTTGCGGTCCCAGCCACGCACAGTGACCTTGCCGGCAATGTTGCTGACCTCCACCCGGCCGCCGGCCGCCAGTGGATGGCGCTCATCGACACGGGTTGCCGCCTGCAGCGCCAGGGGCAGCAGCAGGGTCACGGCGGCAATCATTCGCAGGCGGTAGTGCATGGGGTTCTCCTTCAGGATGGCAGGCCAGCGGCGATCAACGCCTGCTGGGTCAGTTCAAGGCGCAGCGCATAGGTGCGTTGCAGTTGCCCGAGCAGATAGCGCGAGCGGGGGTTTTCAGCGATGGCGGCGCGGATGCTGGCCGCACTGCGATCAAGCTCATGCAGGGTTGGCTGCCAATCCGGCGCGAGTGTGTCGGTCGGCAGGGTCGCAATGGCCTGCTGATACTCCTGGGCGATGGCATCGGCCTGATGCTGCAGTGGGCTCGGCTGCACCACCGGCGGCGGCGCGGTGGGCACGACCAGCAGCACGGCCAGGCCGGCGGCCAGACCCAGGCCGATGCGCAGCGGCCAACGACGCCGCTGGCGGCGCGCGGTCAGCGGCGCGGACGCAGCCGACTGCGCTGCGGGCAGCTGCGCGGCGATCTGCTCCCATACCCGTGCCGGCGGCAGGCGCTCGGCGGGCAGTGCCCGCAGCTGCGCCTGCAGCACCGGGTCGGCCCCATCATCGTGGATGTGTTCATTCATGCGGGTTCTCCCAACTGCGCGCGCAACAGTCCGCGCGCACGATGCAGATGTGCCTTTGAGCTGCCCACCGCCATCTGCAGCTGGTCGGCAATCTCGTGGTGTTTCCAGCCTTCAATGTCGTGCAGCACCAGCACGGCACGCGCGCGGGGCGGCAGGGTTTCCAGCGCGCGCTCCAGATCCAGCGCAGTACCGGCGCAGCGCTGTGGCCCCGGCAGCTGCTCGAGCAGTTCCACACCCTCTTCGATGTCGGACTCGCGGCCGGCCTGGCCACGCAGCTCCATCAATGCCGCGTTCACCCCCAGCCGGTGCAGCCAGGTACCCAGGCTGCTTTCGAAGCGAAAGCCCGGCAATGCACGCCATGCCTGAAGGAAAGCGTCCTGCAGGGCGTCCTCCGCGCGCGCGGCATTGCCGCCGCACAGCCGCCATAACACCGCATAGAGGCGGGGTGAATGCCTCCGGTAAATGCGTTCGTAAGCACCGGTATCGCCCGCCACCGCCGCACGCACCAGCGCGTCGTCATCGGCGTCGTGGCCTTCGGTGGTGGGCGGCGGAAGCATGGTGGTGTCGAGCATATCCCTTGGATGCCAGGGCGCGGAAAAAGGTTTAGCCGGCATGCGCATGAATCGGACTAAACCTTTTGCATGGGGCCCGCATCCAAGCCTGCATCCCCCGCAGTGCGCGCCGTCGCGCGGAGTCGCCATGCCTTCCCACTGCCTTGCCCTGCTGCTGTCTCTGGTCAGCGCCTGCGCCCTGCCGTGGAGCCCGCTGTCAGTGCGGGTCCTGCTGGCCCCGCACCCGGACCTGTGCGTCCAGTACGAAGCGCAGCCCCCGCTGTGCGGTTCGAAGCTGGTCGCCCTGCTGTCCCACCCGTGGAAACTGCGGGGCTCCGCGGCCAGCGACGCAGCGTAAGATGCAGGGCGCCCTGTCTTACGCTGCACGCAAAGGCTTCACCGATGAAAGAGCACCTGCCCGTCTGGACCCACGCATGGCTCCACTACGCGGTCCCTGCCCTGCAGATCCTGGGCACCCTGCTGGTTGCCTGGCTGCTGCGCCTGATCGCGCGGCGGGTCATACGGCGCATTGCCGAACACTACACGCTGCCGCCGGAAATGGTGATGGGTGCCCGGCGGGTGTTCGCCTTCGTGGTCTATTTCACCGCCCTGCTGGTCATCCTGAACATCGTCGGGGTATCGGCCACCGTAGTGTGGACGGCCTTTACCGGCTTTGCCGCGGTGGGCGCGGTGGCGTTCTTCGCCGCATGGAGCGTGCTGTCGAACATCTTCTGCACGCTGCTGATCTTTACTACCCGCCCGTTCCGCCTGCACGACTACATCGAGGTGCTGGAGAACGGTGAGAAGCCCGGGCTGAAGGGGAGGGTCATCGACATCAACCTGATCTACTCCACCCTCCAGGAACACGGCGAAGGGCACGAAGGCACGGTGCTGCAGGTACCCAACAACATGTTCTTCCAGCGCACGGTGCGCCGCTGGCGCGATCCGTCGCAGGCACCCGGTGGGATTCAGGGGGACGGCTGACCGTCAGCGGCGTCAGTGTGCCGACCAACGGTCGGCAGCTACCGGCAAGGACAGTCAGCGAAGCTGACTGTCCTTGCTACCGCGCCGGTTGTAGCCGGCGCTGTCGTGTTCGGCCGCATCCTGTTCTTCCTGGCAGGCAATGCACAGGCGCACGCCGGGTACGGCCCTGCGCCGCGCCTCGGGGATGAGGGCGTCGCAGTGTTCGCAGTGGGTCAAGCCCGGGCCCTGTCGCAACTGGGCGCGGGCGCGCTGGATGGCGTCGTCGACAGTGGCGTCGATCTGGTCCTGGACCGCGCCGTCTCCTGCCCAACCGGTTGCCATGAGGCGTCTCCCGACAATGGATCAGACGACCAGCATAGCCCCGCTATGGCGCGGTGAGCTGCCGCGCGGCTGAATGCGGATTGCGCGGGTGAACGGTTCAGCGCTTACCAGATGAGATCGTCCGGCACCTGGAACTGGGCGTAGTAGGCGTCGTCTTCGGCATTGCCGGTGCTGGGCTCGTCATGGCCCTTGTTCTGGCCGTTGTCGAGCACGATCACCCCGGCATCGCGTTCGCGGATCTTGTCGGCCGCGGCGCGTGGCACCAGTTCGAAGCCATCGCCGAAGCGCACGATCACCAGGCTGCCGACCGCCAGCTGCCGGCGCAGGGCGGCATTGACCAGCAGGGTGCGGATCAGCGTGCCGTCGTTGAAGCGGTACTCGCTGTCACCGTCCCGGGCCACCTTCTGGGTTTCGATGATCTGGCGGATCTGCGCCTTGCGTTCCTGCGCCTGCGCACCGGCCTTGCGCTCGGCCTCGATGGCCCGGTCGCGTTCAGCCTTTTCCGCGCGCAGACGGTCGGCTTCACGCTGGCTGTCGGTTGGGGCCGCCGGGCCCTTGCCGTGCCGTGCCTTTTCCTGCTCGCGCGCAGCCTGGGAGACCTGGGACTTCTTCACCAGGCCGGCCTTGAGCAGCTGTTGCTGCAGAGGGTTACCCTTTGCCATACGCTTTGTGTCTGTATCTACTGGAATTCGGGAGCCATCATACCGCCATGCCCCCCTTGAAGTACCTTGCCGGTTACCCCGCCGCCCTGCAGCATCAGGTGCGGGAGCTGATCGCGGCCGACCGCCTGGGGCCCTGGCTTCAGCAGCGCTATGTGGAACCGCACCAGGTGCGCAACGACCGCCAGTTGTATGACTACACGCAGGCCCTGAAAGAGCGCTACCTGCGCCAGTCGGTTCCTTTGTCCAAAGTGATCTACGACAGCCGGCTGCAGGTACTCAAGCATGCACTGGGCACGCATACGACTGTCTCGCGGGTGCAGGGCAGCCGTCTCAAATCCAGCCGGGAGATCCGTATCGCAACCGTATTCCGCGAGGCGCCCGCCCCGTTCCTGAAAATGATCGTGGTCCACGAACTGGCCCATCTGAAGGAATCCGATCACAACAAGGCGTTCTACCAGCTGTGCACCCACATGGAGCCGGACTATCACCAGCTGGAGTTCGGGCTGCGCATGTACCTGACCCATCTCGACGCCCGGCCGGACTGAGGTGCCGTACACTCCCCGCCCGCATCCGCTACCTGCTGCCTGCCCCATGACCGACCCGATCCGACTCGACAAGCGCCTCACCCAGCTGCTGGGCTGCTCGCGCGGCGACGCCCAGCGCTACATCGAAGGCGGCTGGGTGACGGTGGACGGGAACGTGGTGGAACAGCCGCAGGCGCTGGTCACCAACGAACTGGTGGCGCTGCGCGAGCATGCCGAAGCCGGTCGCACTGCGTCGGTCAGCATGCTGCTGCATAAACCCGCGGGTACCCGTGCCGACCAGCTGTGCGCCCTGGTCACGCCCGACAGCCGCAGCGACCTGGACGCAACCGGCGTGAATCTGCTGCAGCGCCACTTCCACGGCCTGCAGCTGGGCATGGCGTTGTCAGCCGAAGACAGCGGCATGGTCGTGGTGAGCCAGGACGGCCGCATGCTGTCGTTCCTGAAAGACCGCAGCCCGACGCTGGAACAGGAATACGTGGTGGAGGTCAGCGGCGAACTGGCCCCTTATGGCCTGGCGCGACTGGCGCATGGCCTGAGCTATCGAGGCTGGCCACTGCCGCCGTGCAAGGTCAGCTGGCAGAGCGAGACCCGGCTGCGCTTTGCGATCAAACCGGTGCAGCCGGGCCAGCTGCGCGACATGTGCGCGCAGGTGGGGCTGCAGGTGGTGAGCATCCGCCGCCTGCGCATCGGCCGCGTTGCGATGGGCAAGCTGGCCCCGGGCCAGTGGCGCTATCTGGCACCGGACGAGCGGTTCTAGACCCATGTGCCGTCTGCTGCGCTGGGTCATTCTGCTGCTGGCCCTGGTGGCACTGCTGGTGCTCAGCGGCCTGCTGCTGGCCGACTACCTGACGCCCAAGGCCGTTGGCACGCCCAGCACGTCACTGCCGCTGCAGCCCGCCCAGAGCGCCATCGACCGCGAGGTGGAGCGGCTGCAGGCACTGCACCCACAGCAATCGGGTGTTGCGTTCCTCTCAGACGGACTTGACGCTTACGCCGCGCGCGCGGTCATCACCCGGCATGCGGCACGCAGCCTGGATCTGCAGTACTACATCTGGCACGACGACCTCATCGGCCACCTGATGGTGCAGGAACTGCACCAGGCCGCCGAACGCGGCGTGCGCGTGCGCATCCTGCTTGACGACATGAACGCGCATGACAAGGACGCGTTGATGATGGCGCTGGATGAGCACCCCAACATCGAGATCCGCCTGTACAACCCGTTCCGCAACCGCGACGGCCTGTGGCGGCTGGTGGAAATGGTGCAGCGCTTTTTCAGCGTGAATCACCGCATGCACAACAAGGCCTGGATCGCCGACGGCCGGGTCGCCATTGTCGGCGGCCGCAACATTGGCGAGGAGTACTTCAGCGCGCGTCCCGACGTGAACTTCCGCGACCTCGACCTGCTGGTGGCCGGGCCCGTGGTGGGCCAGGCCAGCACCATCTTCGACGACTACTGGAACAGCGAGACCGCCTTGCCGATTGCCGCATTGGCGTTCCACACCCCCGCACAGTTGAAGCTGCTGCTGCGCGAATCGGCCAACGAAGCACGACTGGAAGCTGCGCAGCCTTATCTGCGGCGCGTGCAGCAGTCGCCTACGGCGCGCGCCTTCTTCCTGGAGCCGGCTCGCCTGCACTGGAGCGACCGGGTCGAGATTGTGTCCGATCCGGCGATGAAGCATCGGCGGGACGACCGTGAGCGCTGGCTGGTGACCCGTCTGGTCCGCGAACTGGAAGCAACCCGGCACAAGGCGTTGCTCATCTCCCCCTACTTCGTGCCTGGCGATGAGGGCACCGACGGGTTTACCGCACTGGTCGCCCGCGGGGCGACCGTGGGCATCGTGACCAACTCGCTGGCCGCCAATGACGTCGCCGCTGTGCACAGCGGATACATGCACTACCGCGTGCCGCTGCTGCGCGGTGGCGTGCATCTGTACGAACTGAAGGCGCATGGCGGCACCGACGGCGGTGGCCTGTTCGGCAGCAGCGGAGCCAGCCTGCATACCAAGGCGTTCGTACTGGATGACGCACGCGGGTTTGTAGGCTCGTTCAACCTGGACCCGCGTTCGGCCTATCTCAACACGGAGATGGGCGTGCTGTTCAACGATGCGGTTCTGGCCGCGCAGCTGCGTGATGAATTTCTGCGACTGGCGGCACCGGAGCAGAGCTACTGGGTGGATCTGGATGCACGCGGCGACGTGCGCTGGCTGGATCGTGCCGCGCAGCCACCTCAGCTGTTGGACAAGGAACCCGATGCGTCGTGGTGGCAGCGCGCGAGTGCGCGGATGATCAGCTGGCTGCCGCTCGAGTCGCAGCTGTAACGCCCGACAAACGATGATCGATCCGGTAGCGCCGGCCGTTGGCCGGCCCGCAGCCATCCGTGGGCCGGCCAACGGCCGGCGCTACCGGGTCGACCGATCAGGCATCCTGAGATTCGTCATCGCCATCAGCGGTCTCCACCCCACGCCCATGCAGCCGTCGCCAGATCCACTGCAGGGCATGCGGCGGTGTGTCGTCCAGCTGTTCCAGCAGCGCCAGGGCCTGCGCCTGCCCGATCTGACCGTGGCGGCACAGCAGGCTGGCTGCCGCCGCCGCGCGGGCAAAGCGCAGGCTGCCGGCCAGGCCGCCCTCCGGGGTGTCAGTGTCGCGCAGCAGCGCGTCATGCACGGCCGGCGGCAGCTCCCATGCAGCAGCGATCCGGCTGGCCACCGGCAGGGTCCAGGTGTCGAGTAGCGTGCTGGCCAGCGCCTGCGAGGGCGGCGCGTCGGAATGGCGCGCGCCTGCATCCAGCAGGTGCCGCATCACCAACGCCGCGCCCAACCCCTGGGTCAGGCCCATCCATTGCGCCGCGAAGCCATCTTCCCCGGTGACCCGCCGGGCGTGGTCGGCCGCCGCACGCGACGCCAGCAGCGCATGCTCCCAGATCACCGTGCCGAATTGCGGGAACGCCTCGCAGTGCAGTTGCATGACCGGCTGCACCAGCACCGCGCTGATGATCTGGCGGATGCCGTCGGTGCCGACCAGGGTCACGGCGCGCTGCAGGCTGTCGACCGGCCTGGCCTGCAGCCGGTACAGCGGGCTGTTGGCAATGCGCAGCAGGTTGCCGGTCAGCACCGGGTCCTGCCCGATGATCACGGCCATGGCACGTGCCGAGGCATCGCTGTCGTTCACGGTCTGGATCAACTGCGGCAACAGTTGCGGTCGTCGCGGCAGATGCCGGGCGGACCAGTCCTGGGCCTCCAGCGCCTTGACCACCGCAAGCCGCAGCGCGGTTTCGTCGGCCACCGGCGCAGCCTGCCGACCGCCGATACGGGGTACCAGCGCCAGGGCGTGCAGCCCGGCCTGCAGGATCAACGCGGCTTCCCCGCTCGAGGGCTGAACCCCGCGCGGGGCGGGCTCGGAACGCTCGGTCGGGCGTGCGCGGGCAGCGCGGGTCGGACCGGCCACCGGCGCAGGCCTGCGCAGATACAGCCAGCCTCCCAGCGCGACGGCTACCGCCAGCCCCACCATGACCGTCACCGTCAGCATGTCGCCACCTGGCCTGTTACCGCACCCTGTGCACCCATCACATTTACTGCCTGCACCTGATCCACCCAGCCCCTGCCGGTGCCCACGCACCGTTGCCACGGCATCGGCGCGGCCGCTCACAACTTTAGAACTGCGTCACAGTTGCACCTGCGCCCGGGTGCCGGTCCCTGTGACGGCAGCATCCATCGGAATGCTCTAGAATGCGACCGCGCGACCCGTCTCCTGCTACCGACGATGTCGCTTTTTTTGTTTTACGCCCATCCTTTTGCTGGTACGTTCGCCGGTGTTGACCGCCGTTCGCCCCATCGGAGTCGCCATGTTA is part of the Stenotrophomonas oahuensis genome and encodes:
- a CDS encoding RNA polymerase sigma factor — translated: MLDTTMLPPPTTEGHDADDDALVRAAVAGDTGAYERIYRRHSPRLYAVLWRLCGGNAARAEDALQDAFLQAWRALPGFRFESSLGTWLHRLGVNAALMELRGQAGRESDIEEGVELLEQLPGPQRCAGTALDLERALETLPPRARAVLVLHDIEGWKHHEIADQLQMAVGSSKAHLHRARGLLRAQLGEPA
- a CDS encoding mechanosensitive ion channel family protein — encoded protein: MKEHLPVWTHAWLHYAVPALQILGTLLVAWLLRLIARRVIRRIAEHYTLPPEMVMGARRVFAFVVYFTALLVILNIVGVSATVVWTAFTGFAAVGAVAFFAAWSVLSNIFCTLLIFTTRPFRLHDYIEVLENGEKPGLKGRVIDINLIYSTLQEHGEGHEGTVLQVPNNMFFQRTVRRWRDPSQAPGGIQGDG
- a CDS encoding DksA/TraR family C4-type zinc finger protein, which produces MATGWAGDGAVQDQIDATVDDAIQRARAQLRQGPGLTHCEHCDALIPEARRRAVPGVRLCIACQEEQDAAEHDSAGYNRRGSKDSQLR
- a CDS encoding DUF2058 domain-containing protein, whose amino-acid sequence is MAKGNPLQQQLLKAGLVKKSQVSQAAREQEKARHGKGPAAPTDSQREADRLRAEKAERDRAIEAERKAGAQAQERKAQIRQIIETQKVARDGDSEYRFNDGTLIRTLLVNAALRRQLAVGSLVIVRFGDGFELVPRAAADKIRERDAGVIVLDNGQNKGHDEPSTGNAEDDAYYAQFQVPDDLIW
- a CDS encoding M48 metallopeptidase family protein, with product MPPLKYLAGYPAALQHQVRELIAADRLGPWLQQRYVEPHQVRNDRQLYDYTQALKERYLRQSVPLSKVIYDSRLQVLKHALGTHTTVSRVQGSRLKSSREIRIATVFREAPAPFLKMIVVHELAHLKESDHNKAFYQLCTHMEPDYHQLEFGLRMYLTHLDARPD
- a CDS encoding rRNA pseudouridine synthase codes for the protein MTDPIRLDKRLTQLLGCSRGDAQRYIEGGWVTVDGNVVEQPQALVTNELVALREHAEAGRTASVSMLLHKPAGTRADQLCALVTPDSRSDLDATGVNLLQRHFHGLQLGMALSAEDSGMVVVSQDGRMLSFLKDRSPTLEQEYVVEVSGELAPYGLARLAHGLSYRGWPLPPCKVSWQSETRLRFAIKPVQPGQLRDMCAQVGLQVVSIRRLRIGRVAMGKLAPGQWRYLAPDERF
- a CDS encoding phospholipase D family protein; its protein translation is MCRLLRWVILLLALVALLVLSGLLLADYLTPKAVGTPSTSLPLQPAQSAIDREVERLQALHPQQSGVAFLSDGLDAYAARAVITRHAARSLDLQYYIWHDDLIGHLMVQELHQAAERGVRVRILLDDMNAHDKDALMMALDEHPNIEIRLYNPFRNRDGLWRLVEMVQRFFSVNHRMHNKAWIADGRVAIVGGRNIGEEYFSARPDVNFRDLDLLVAGPVVGQASTIFDDYWNSETALPIAALAFHTPAQLKLLLRESANEARLEAAQPYLRRVQQSPTARAFFLEPARLHWSDRVEIVSDPAMKHRRDDRERWLVTRLVRELEATRHKALLISPYFVPGDEGTDGFTALVARGATVGIVTNSLAANDVAAVHSGYMHYRVPLLRGGVHLYELKAHGGTDGGGLFGSSGASLHTKAFVLDDARGFVGSFNLDPRSAYLNTEMGVLFNDAVLAAQLRDEFLRLAAPEQSYWVDLDARGDVRWLDRAAQPPQLLDKEPDASWWQRASARMISWLPLESQL